In Candidatus Cloacimonadota bacterium, the following proteins share a genomic window:
- a CDS encoding flippase-like domain-containing protein — translation MFAGLQSLRTKLQEPGFKQLAYLARLLFSVALLYVVFRQINLQAAFKQAAKLPLGYAFAIFVLTVLRHFIQINNWRFALHLNPAYQYRPKEVINSYLLALPLRFALPGGHASFAKVFYLKNSSILASLISTTTERLFMTWATWTFAAVAAFFVFPQVELVLRVGILILVAFMPFWAALIMASKARWREFLPAFLMQAPRMMLLQIANTLIMYVQYYLILNTLGFISGLNTWLAMSLTNVSNSIPITISGLGLREGFAIHFLNLYQFTSEQAVAATITLFFFQDLIPALVGLVVLFKVKRTK, via the coding sequence TTGTTTGCAGGATTGCAAAGCTTAAGGACGAAGCTTCAAGAACCGGGATTCAAGCAGCTTGCATATCTGGCAAGATTGCTGTTTTCGGTAGCGTTGCTATATGTAGTATTTCGGCAAATCAACCTCCAAGCAGCTTTTAAACAAGCTGCAAAACTTCCCTTAGGCTATGCTTTTGCAATATTTGTCCTTACTGTGCTTAGGCATTTTATCCAAATCAACAATTGGCGGTTTGCTCTTCATCTTAATCCGGCATATCAATACCGACCCAAAGAAGTTATAAATTCGTATCTCTTGGCATTGCCACTGCGTTTTGCCTTACCTGGCGGGCATGCCTCTTTTGCCAAGGTCTTTTATCTTAAGAACAGCAGCATCTTAGCATCCTTGATTTCCACTACTACAGAACGTTTATTTATGACGTGGGCAACCTGGACTTTTGCGGCAGTGGCGGCTTTTTTTGTTTTTCCTCAGGTTGAATTAGTTCTGCGAGTTGGAATCTTGATTTTAGTAGCATTTATGCCATTTTGGGCTGCCTTGATTATGGCTTCCAAAGCAAGATGGCGAGAATTCTTACCCGCATTTTTAATGCAAGCACCGCGCATGATGCTTTTACAAATTGCCAATACTTTGATTATGTATGTGCAGTATTATTTGATTCTAAATACCTTAGGATTTATCTCCGGGCTAAACACTTGGCTGGCAATGTCGCTAACAAATGTATCTAATTCCATTCCGATAACCATATCCGGATTGGGCTTAAGAGAGGGTTTTGCCATCCATTTTCTAAATCTATATCAGTTTACTTCAGAACAAGCTGTAGCTGCCACCATTACTCTTTTTTTCTTTCAGGATCTTATCCCAGCATTAGTGGGATTGGTGGTCCTTTTTAAGGTTAAACGCACAAAATAG
- a CDS encoding OmpA family protein codes for MRTKAFLLVLLLIPVALVYAAMETSPGWSYGYEFGIARGDNAGKAENLAPMARGHIQLEVFPFLFTRIGLGFTPLHATKSSPKGYSTSTLMGDYRFIFNPWYDKKYSPFIYGGIGGSLDLSQSDADIIPHIPLGVGLQTQLKPGMNLEVTLGYNLANSDAMDGRIRIGDDDMNTFTGKDHDGFYSLSAGLSFYNPGTKVTKLKPSPIPVAPKPVVQQDPRTMDSDSDGISDYDEINVYGTDPRKADTDGDGLSDYVELMQYRTNPLKIDTDADGINDKDEVITYHTNPAKVDTDGDGLSDFAEIMEHKTNPLLTDTDKGSVGDGEEILAKTNPLDPKDDVLDLKEGATFSLEGIFFETAQANILPESIPVLEKAYTALAANPEVNILITGHTDNIGNDASNMVLSSNRANSVRNWFIEKGIAAERIRAEGRGETQPRASNDTEDGRALNRRIEFEIE; via the coding sequence ATGAGAACAAAAGCATTTCTATTAGTTTTACTGTTGATCCCGGTAGCCTTAGTTTACGCTGCCATGGAAACTAGTCCGGGTTGGAGCTATGGATACGAATTTGGGATAGCTCGAGGCGATAATGCCGGAAAGGCAGAGAATCTTGCGCCAATGGCGCGTGGGCATATCCAACTAGAAGTATTTCCCTTTTTGTTTACCAGAATTGGATTGGGCTTCACTCCTCTGCATGCCACAAAGAGCTCTCCCAAAGGATATAGTACAAGCACATTAATGGGAGATTACCGCTTCATTTTTAATCCTTGGTACGATAAAAAGTACTCACCATTCATTTATGGCGGAATTGGGGGTTCTTTGGATCTCAGCCAAAGCGATGCAGATATTATTCCGCATATTCCATTGGGTGTGGGTTTGCAAACTCAGCTTAAACCTGGAATGAATCTGGAAGTTACTTTGGGTTACAATTTGGCAAATTCAGACGCTATGGACGGTCGCATTAGAATTGGCGACGACGATATGAACACATTTACCGGCAAAGATCATGATGGTTTCTATAGCCTAAGTGCGGGGCTTTCATTCTACAATCCCGGTACCAAAGTTACCAAGCTGAAACCTTCTCCCATTCCAGTGGCACCCAAACCTGTTGTACAACAAGATCCCCGCACGATGGATAGTGATAGTGATGGTATTAGCGATTACGACGAGATAAACGTGTATGGCACCGATCCTCGCAAGGCAGATACAGATGGTGATGGACTTTCCGATTATGTAGAACTGATGCAATACAGAACCAATCCTCTCAAGATCGATACGGATGCAGACGGTATTAACGATAAAGATGAAGTTATTACCTATCATACAAATCCGGCAAAAGTTGATACAGATGGCGATGGACTTAGCGATTTCGCTGAAATAATGGAGCATAAAACCAATCCATTGCTAACAGATACAGATAAAGGCTCTGTGGGCGATGGCGAAGAAATTCTTGCCAAAACTAATCCTCTTGACCCCAAAGATGATGTATTGGATTTAAAGGAAGGAGCTACTTTCTCTTTGGAGGGCATATTCTTCGAAACCGCACAAGCCAATATCCTTCCGGAATCGATCCCCGTGCTTGAAAAAGCCTATACTGCGCTGGCAGCAAATCCGGAGGTTAATATACTCATTACCGGACATACCGATAACATAGGCAACGACGCCAGCAATATGGTACTTTCTTCAAACAGAGCAAATTCAGTTCGCAATTGGTTTATTGAAAAAGGCATTGCTGCAGAGCGGATCCGTGCCGAAGGCAGAGGAGAAACTCAACCTCGCGCCTCCAATGATACAGAAGATGGGCGCGCCTTAAACCGCAGAATCGAATTTGAAATAGAATAA